The genome window caagctggcgccatgcagtctttctgaaagtgatgggagatggagctggagctggatcacaaagtgcatcagattacatgtgtagcctaacctatgaaagtgtattttccgctatttcaatgggttgtctcagttcgttttagcactaatgatagcggagatattcaagcaaacaccatgggatttcgtgttttgacgtttgtgctgacctttctttggaaagaagtttattagcagttgtttcccctcgttttgatgtctctctttttaataacctgacttggctttcttggagaaagacattgcaccagcagcacaacaattagcggtccactactagagatgctcaactaaataaacaaaagatagactaccttatgaatcgtgaaggcggactaaaccatttagctctttagcaagggagagtgagagtgaccttagactgttttcactgttttgtatacaaaatccagtcagtcaaactttaaatttcgtctgacattcattttgacatttaattttgaagttaaaatattcaggtaaaataaatatatggtggacataTTGTCATATATATTTTCAGTAATAAActtaaacttccagtgagtctattcgaaattttcaccacacattatattaacacacatataaaaaatccaaaacataagagttatgtgtattaaagtggaatgacacaggaaaaaagtattgaacgtgcctactgaaatttcttcaatactttgtggaaaagcctttagacagcttcaagacatttcctgtatgacaaaaggtattagtcacagtatcaggtgtgattttggtccattgttctaaacagattccaggggtccctcttgtgaatcctgatatTTAGTTACttcagaactgtttaattgaatttaattgaattggctgccttcaagtctttctggagctttctccgagtggtccttggctcttggaattgactatccttctgactccctggtcagaaatattgcgtggcggttgatgatgcagtgatgtttcttccacttgcagataatggctcccatgctgcttactgaagattctgaagttttgaaatgcatctgtaaccagtttcattgatatgttttgcaacaataaggttgcaaaaggtcttgggagagcttttttgcttttatccatcatgaaatgtttcttgtgtgacaccttggtaatgaaaaaccttttatagcccatcaatatgtaggctactaaccaagcttatattaatttgcacagatagaaaggataactactctaactacttacagattccagctcgttccttccctttccttgccttagtgctttttcttagcttgttcaatacttttccctgtgttattccacttcattacacatgactacttatggagttgtttggatttttttatgtgtggattacctgaattattaatgcctggtgaaaatgttgtgccccctgtattccacttttcaagggccctctcctccattggggccctatacttcccactctcCCCCCTAGTTCGACacccctttaatctgctgaaccttctgctcatttccaaatataaaaaaactctctgcaactcaacattagcctgcctgcctcagctgcctgtgaggggcttttcagttgtgctggattactgttcattGCAAAgcggcctgggatgagtgcaactaattttgaaaatcaactactgctcaaacttagagaactccggtgatttttcacatagatctccatttctcaacgtcaccgagtactgtcggtatgaacaaaactgaaacaatcggttttacctagctcgagttgctgcagctacagcgctacacactaggagcatgaacatggctgccttagctgctggctgcagcaactcgagctaggaccaaagtccttttcaggcaagtacctccactccactcggcggccatattacaaaacttttgggcacttatcgcatCTATTTCGCAGAAATCGCGTGCGCGTAAAAAttcgacaccaatcttgctccagcagcgagatcacaacagatgattggcacgatggcactcaatgtattttacaacacaccacatgattggctcaatgtattcacatgtcaacgttttgctgcggaagggttgtgatattttgtatacaactgactaaccccatgcattactatggaggattttttgagtgctgtatctcctcattagaaagtctggtaaaactggttgttctggtaccccccccccccctataaaaaaaagtaactaagtaacttttacttaaagtacattataaatgaactactttttactttagtACATTTttagatcggtattttaacttgtacttgagtaatatttcatcaaggtattggtacttttacttgagtacaatattttcgtactttttccacctctggtggTAGGAATGGGCTCTTTGCACGAAAGGCTCTAAATGCGGCCGTTTTGTATCCGGTGGAGTGTGTTGTAACAGCATcggttatattctgctcctaaCATCTTCACTCCAACACTGAATTTCTTGTTTGCtcaattaaataacaattttaacttgcataaatccttctttatcATAACATGCGGATTTATtaggtgcaacacccaaccgggtCAGTGTAGACACTAATCACATTAACAATAgtggcaggttcaaacacacctgtctTGACCTTTATTGGCCCCAAAGATGCCTCCGATTCCCACTGTCCATCTGTGCCAAAAGATAAATACTTAGCATAAACATGAAAAATCCCACAGCATCAAAAATTTAAGAGGACCAAATGCTATACCTGCAGCCCCTCCTGTTCCACACATATAgtcacagcagacacacatcTCATCCATGCCATCAGAACAAGTCCATCTGAAAAGGACCACAGTtagcacagacaaaaaacagGTCAAAATTCTCACTAGGCACAGACATAAACAGAATTGTCTTAAGTATTGAGCAGCAATGCTTTTCCTGTCTGGCAAGACCCAGAATATGGAGGCACATGTGAAGACCAAGAAAATCACAAGTCATTTTAGCAAGTTTCATATTCACACAGGTACACAGAAAAGTGACTAAGTAGCCTTTGATGCAAactgggaaaaaaaaatgtcaatttcATGGCTTGTGATGACCATTTAGATCCAGAGATGTAAACAAAAGCATCTAGGTTGAAATACAAATTTCCCCTCAAACAAAACTACAATCTTGGCCCCTTGCTTACTGGTTATTAGAGAAGGAACAAGCCTTGTGGTTGGACACTGTTGAGGCTAAGGTTGCCACCAGCTGGCAGGTAATATAGATCTGAAAGGGAAAAGACAGCCATTATGCCCAGGTTAGATAAGTGAAAAGCACAAGAAAAGGACTGCCGCCCCCTCTTACATCGTCTCCGTGTCCCTGTGCAAATCTAAAGGCCTCCAGCTCAAACTGCAGCTTGTCATCCTGAGCTCTGGGCAGGAAGCGAGATCTGGAGCCGGTCAGCTTGGCATCAAAAAGACACCTGCAGGAAAGGGGATGGACATTAGCAAAACCTTTCCCATGGTTAAAGTACCCTGTGAGCCAACTTGCTAACTACTGCTTTCAAACACCAGCAGCATGGATGATGCTGAAAAAGCTACAATTTACCAACTGATTAGAAGTTTAATAAAGTTGCAATCAATTCAGTTAAGATCCATGAAACCTAAGAGCAAACCTGAATCTAGGCTACCATCAAACCTTCATATGAGCATATGCAATGGAAGGAGGTAATTTATAAAGCCTAAGACACgttaaaaataaaactttaagTGTTTCCCTCCCTCACCCATGGTTCTCAATGAATGAATATCTGGGTGATGCGTTCATATCAGGGACTGCAGTGGCCACACAGGAGTGGGCAAACACACGCAACGGCACGTGGTTGTACTGGATCACAGCAGCTTCAATGTGCAGGATGTCTCCAAGGTAGTAGGTGTTGGGGGCCCGCTCAAACTTCCAGTCATCTAAAAACACATAGACAGAGGTTGGGGCTACTAACACAACCATGCACTTTGGCTGGTTTCTACATGAACTCAGATGCAGACTCCACAAACCTGTCATGAGTCTCAAGGAGAAGACCAGGACTTCCTCGGCAACCTTAGTGGCGGCATAAGGGACCCAGGTTGGCCTGAGGGCATCACTGCTCACATTATGCTCCCTGACAttgaaataaaaacacatgAGACTCGAGGGTCTCCCATGTGGCACAGCACAAATACCAGGCCAAATTGGTTGGCAACAGTTTTTACCTTAGATAGTGGCATCTGATATCAACAGCAGCACTATTCAGCCTCATGATTGAAGTTCCAGGAAGAACTTTAGGCACATACATAAGTGTGAAGGTATACACTAGTTCATCCTCAGTCATCTATGAATGAAAGGAGAGCAGTGTCCATTAAGTAACACTAATATCAGTGATCGATAACACCTCAAGTCATAGGAAAGTGGTACATTAGAGTATACAGTACCTGAAGCCTGCTGCCACAGCCATGCAGTTCAGATTCAAAGATCAAAACCTGTGCAGAGGGATCCTCCTCTATGAAACCACAGTCACCGAGAGATATCTGTTGATTGGATTAGCTGGCCAGTGCCAAAGAAATCTCGATGCACCTCCACTTGCACATCAGCCTCTCCACACCTCACTGCCACAGAACCGGCCGGTATTGGCACATCGGGGACAAACGGTAACTTAGGCTCTACTGGTGTCTCTGGTGTCTCTGGTCTCTTGGGGAACGTCCATTTCAGCTGCTTCACAGGAGTTTCTAGTTTTTTCTGGGACTGAAAAGGAACATGCTGCTGAACAGGCTTGCGGAGCGCTTCACATACAGGTTCTGGATCACTCTGGGGATCCTGTGGCAAAAATCCATTATCCTGTGGCAAAAATCCATTGCGGAGTGCTTCACTTACAGGTTCTGGATTAGCACTCTGGGGATCCTGTGGCAAAGATCCATTGAGAGATTCCTTAGTGTGGTTGTCATCTAGAGGAGAATATGGAAAATACGATCTGTATTCTTTCCCCAAAGGACCATACCAAGGCAATTGATAAGCTTCAGTCTGGAGAGCAATTGCAAATAGCACCAAACTAACACTAGGACATACTAGCAACCCCATTGCTAAGATCTGAGCTTTACTCTCCACTAAGGCAACCTGGTGAATAGCTCAATCTATTTAGACCTGCTTTTTATTTGGTGTTGAATTACATAGGCCCCACCCTATTCTTGATAAGTCAAATTATCATCTACACCTGTGTTACTCACATGTCACTCTGCAAAATGGTGAGGTCAGGTGTGTGTCATGATTAGGAAAGCAAGCTGATTGTTCACCTGAAACCTATTAGCGCCGACATACGAGTGAGCTGTCACTTGCCAGGCATGTTTTTAACTGGCAAACCCAACAGCACACCAACAAAATAGAACTAAATCATAATTTATCAACCAATTTACATGGTGGTGTTGGCAAATTCTGATGCTGGTGTAGTTGTATTGAgaacaatggaatctaatgtaattaATGTTGAGAGCGGAGTGCGCCGAACTCATTTAGCTTGTGCTTGCCCTACTAGTTGATGTCAAAATGGCTGCTGTAAAAAGGTCTATTGTGGAGTTGGACCATTAGTAGCGGACATGCGTTATACACAGCCCACATAGCTAACAATAGGTCAATCGGCAGTGACCAAAAGGGTTACACGAGGAGTGCAGTGACAGCAGGCTTCAGATAGCCTAAACTTCATCAGACCTACGGAAAAACACCTGATATTAAAGATAGAAATGTACCACTGGTAACTGCTGATGCCACACAATCCCATGGCGGGACTCCAGCGTTCTGCCACCCAAAGCTGGAGGACATAGACTAGGACTTGAATTTCC of Alosa alosa isolate M-15738 ecotype Scorff River chromosome 14, AALO_Geno_1.1, whole genome shotgun sequence contains these proteins:
- the LOC125307616 gene encoding LOW QUALITY PROTEIN: zona pellucida sperm-binding protein 3-like (The sequence of the model RefSeq protein was modified relative to this genomic sequence to represent the inferred CDS: inserted 2 bases in 1 codon), with the protein product MSSSFGWQNAGVPPWDCVASAVTSDDNHTKESLNGSLPQDPQSANPEPVSEALRNGFLPQDNGFLPQDPQSDPEPVCEALRKPVQQHVPFQSQKKLETPVKQLKWTFPKRPETPETPVEPKLPFVPDVPIPAGSVAVRCGEADVQVEVHRDFFGTGQLIQSTDIXLGDCGFIEEDPSAQVLIFESELHGCGSRLQMTEDELVYTFTLMYVPKVLPGTSIMRLNSAAVDIRCHYLREHNVSSDALRPTWVPYAATKVAEEVLVFSLRLMTDDWKFERAPNTYYLGDILHIEAAVIQYNHVPLRVFAHSCVATAVPDMNASPRYSFIENHGCLFDAKLTGSRSRFLPRAQDDKLQFELEAFRFAQGHGDDIYITCQLVATLASTVSNHKACSFSNNQWTCSDGMDEMCVCCDYMCGTGGAADGQWESEASLGPIKVKTDSLEV